In Cynocephalus volans isolate mCynVol1 chromosome 16, mCynVol1.pri, whole genome shotgun sequence, the following proteins share a genomic window:
- the GRN gene encoding progranulin isoform X2 yields the protein MWTLLSCMAFAAGLVAGTHCPDGQLCPEACCLDPGGASYSCCSPIPEKWRTTLARRLGRPCQTDAHCSAGYSCLLTVSGTSSCCPFPKAVACADGHHCCPRGFHCTADGRSCFQSSDNNLLGALMCPGNQFECPNSSTCCIMLDGSWGCCPLPEASCCEDRVHCCPHGATCDLAHTRCLTSTGTHPLAKKIPAQRTNRAVALPTSVLCPDGRSLCSDGSTCCELPSGKYGCCPMPNAICCSDHLHCCPQDTVCDLIQSKCLSKENATDLLTKLPAHTVKDVKCDSEVSCPDGYTCCRLQSGAWGCCPFTQAVCCEDHIHCCPAGYRCDTEKSTCEQGTNQVPWIEKVPAHLSLPGAQAMERNVPCDNFTSCPPSQTCCQLMSGEWGCCPIPEAVCCEDRQHCCPAGYTCNVKAQSCEKEVDSAHPAARLAHGPHIGVRDVECGAGHYCHDNQTCCQDSRGGWACCPYRQGVCCADQRHCCPSGFRCGAKGTKCFRKETLRWDTPLRHPAPRQLL from the exons ATGTGGACCCTGCTAAGCTGCATGGCCTTTGCGGCAGGGCTGGTGGCTGGCACACACTGCCCTGATGGTCAGCTGTGCCCCGAGGCCTGCTGCCTGGACCCAGGAGGAGCCAGCTACAGCTGCTGCAGTCCCATTCCA GAAAAATGGCGCACAACACTGGCCAGGCGTCTGGGCAGACCCTGCCAGACTGATGCCCACTGTTCTGCTGGCTACTCCTGCCTCCTCACTGTCTCAGGGACTTCCAGTTGCTGCCCATTCCCAAAG GCTGTGGCATGTGCGGATGGCCACCACTGCTGCCCACGGGGCTTCCACTGTACTGCCGATGGCCGATCCTGCTTCCAAAGTTCAG ATAACAACCTGTTGGGTGCTCTCATGTGCCCTGGTAACCAGTTCGAATGCCCCAACTCCTCTACGTGTTGCATTATGCTAGATGGCTCCTGGGGATGCTGCCCCTTGCCCGAG GCTTCTTGCTGTGAAGACAGGGTGCACTGCTGTCCACATGGTGCCACCTGTGACCTGGCTCATACCCGCTGCCTCACATCCACGGGTACCCACCCCCTAGCCAAGAAGATCCCTGCACAAAGAACTAATAGGGCAG TGGCTTTGCCCACCTCGGTGCTGTGCCCTGATGGGCGGTCTCTCTGCTCTGATGGTTCCACCTGCTGCGAGCTTCCCAGTGGGAAGTATGGATGCTGCCCAATGCCCAAT GCCATCTGCTGCTCCGACCACCTGCACTGCTGCCCCCAGGACACCGTGTGTGACCTGATCCAGAGTAAGTGCCTCTCCAAGGAGAATGCTACGGACCTCCTCACCAAGCTGCCTGCACACACAG TGAAGGATGTGAAGTGCGACTCAGAAGTGAGCTGCCCAGATGGCTACACCTGCTGCCGCCTCCAGTCGGGAGCTTGGGGCTGCTGCCCTTTTACCCAG GCTGTGTGCTGTGAGGACCACATACACTGTTGCCCGGCGGGGTACAGGTGTGACACGGAGAAGAGTACCTGTGAACAGGGGACCAACCAGGTGCCCTGGATAGAGAAGGTCCCAGCCCACCTTAGTCTTCCGGGCGCACAAGCCATGGAGAGAAATGTCCCCTGTGATAACTTCACCAGCTGTCCCCCCTCCCAGACCTGCTGTCAACTTATGTCCGGGGAGTGGGGCTGCTGTCCTATCCCAGAG GCTGTGTGCTGTGAGGATCGCCAGCATTGCTGCCCGGCTGGGTACACCTGCAATGTGAAGGCTCAATCCTGTGAGAAGGAAGTGGACTCTGCCCATCCTGCTGCCCGCCTGGCTCATGGCCCTCACATAGGTGTGAGGGATGTGGAGTGTGGGGCAGGGCACTACTGCCATGATAACCAGACCTGTTGCCAAGACAGCCGAGGAGGCTGGGCCTGCTGTCCCTACCGCCAG GGTGTCTGTTGTGCCGATCAGCGTCACTGCTGTCCCAGTGGCTTCCGCTGTGGGGCCAAGGGCACCAAGTGTTTCCGCAAGGAGACCCTGCGCTGGGACACCCCTTTGAGGCACCCAGCCCCGAGACAGCTGCTGTGA
- the GRN gene encoding progranulin isoform X1 has translation MWTLLSCMAFAAGLVAGTHCPDGQLCPEACCLDPGGASYSCCSPIPEKWRTTLARRLGRPCQTDAHCSAGYSCLLTVSGTSSCCPFPKAVACADGHHCCPRGFHCTADGRSCFQSSDNNLLGALMCPGNQFECPNSSTCCIMLDGSWGCCPLPEASCCEDRVHCCPHGATCDLAHTRCLTSTGTHPLAKKIPAQRTNRAVALPTSVLCPDGRSLCSDGSTCCELPSGKYGCCPMPNAICCSDHLHCCPQDTVCDLIQSKCLSKENATDLLTKLPAHTVKDVKCDSEVSCPDGYTCCRLQSGAWGCCPFTQAVCCEDHIHCCPAGYRCDTEKSTCEQGTNQVPWIEKVPAHLSLPGAQAMERNVPCDNFTSCPPSQTCCQLMSGEWGCCPIPEAVCCSDHQHCCPQGYRCTVEGQCQRGNKIVAGLEKTPARGASLSYPRDSGCDQHTSCPVGQTCCPSLRRGWACCQLPHAVCCEDRQHCCPAGYTCNVKAQSCEKEVDSAHPAARLAHGPHIGVRDVECGAGHYCHDNQTCCQDSRGGWACCPYRQGVCCADQRHCCPSGFRCGAKGTKCFRKETLRWDTPLRHPAPRQLL, from the exons ATGTGGACCCTGCTAAGCTGCATGGCCTTTGCGGCAGGGCTGGTGGCTGGCACACACTGCCCTGATGGTCAGCTGTGCCCCGAGGCCTGCTGCCTGGACCCAGGAGGAGCCAGCTACAGCTGCTGCAGTCCCATTCCA GAAAAATGGCGCACAACACTGGCCAGGCGTCTGGGCAGACCCTGCCAGACTGATGCCCACTGTTCTGCTGGCTACTCCTGCCTCCTCACTGTCTCAGGGACTTCCAGTTGCTGCCCATTCCCAAAG GCTGTGGCATGTGCGGATGGCCACCACTGCTGCCCACGGGGCTTCCACTGTACTGCCGATGGCCGATCCTGCTTCCAAAGTTCAG ATAACAACCTGTTGGGTGCTCTCATGTGCCCTGGTAACCAGTTCGAATGCCCCAACTCCTCTACGTGTTGCATTATGCTAGATGGCTCCTGGGGATGCTGCCCCTTGCCCGAG GCTTCTTGCTGTGAAGACAGGGTGCACTGCTGTCCACATGGTGCCACCTGTGACCTGGCTCATACCCGCTGCCTCACATCCACGGGTACCCACCCCCTAGCCAAGAAGATCCCTGCACAAAGAACTAATAGGGCAG TGGCTTTGCCCACCTCGGTGCTGTGCCCTGATGGGCGGTCTCTCTGCTCTGATGGTTCCACCTGCTGCGAGCTTCCCAGTGGGAAGTATGGATGCTGCCCAATGCCCAAT GCCATCTGCTGCTCCGACCACCTGCACTGCTGCCCCCAGGACACCGTGTGTGACCTGATCCAGAGTAAGTGCCTCTCCAAGGAGAATGCTACGGACCTCCTCACCAAGCTGCCTGCACACACAG TGAAGGATGTGAAGTGCGACTCAGAAGTGAGCTGCCCAGATGGCTACACCTGCTGCCGCCTCCAGTCGGGAGCTTGGGGCTGCTGCCCTTTTACCCAG GCTGTGTGCTGTGAGGACCACATACACTGTTGCCCGGCGGGGTACAGGTGTGACACGGAGAAGAGTACCTGTGAACAGGGGACCAACCAGGTGCCCTGGATAGAGAAGGTCCCAGCCCACCTTAGTCTTCCGGGCGCACAAGCCATGGAGAGAAATGTCCCCTGTGATAACTTCACCAGCTGTCCCCCCTCCCAGACCTGCTGTCAACTTATGTCCGGGGAGTGGGGCTGCTGTCCTATCCCAGAG GCTGTCTGCTGCTCGGATCACCAGCACTGCTGCCCCCAGGGCTACAGGTGCACGGTGGAGGGGCAGTGTCAGAGGGGGAACAAGATAGTGGCTGGACTAGAGAAGACTCCTGCCCGCGGGGCTTCCCTGTCCTACCCCAGAGACAGTGGCTGTGACCAGCACACCAGCTGCCCAGTGGGGCAGACCTGCTGCCCAAGCCTGAGAAGGGGCTGGGCCTGCTGCCAGTTGCCCCAC GCTGTGTGCTGTGAGGATCGCCAGCATTGCTGCCCGGCTGGGTACACCTGCAATGTGAAGGCTCAATCCTGTGAGAAGGAAGTGGACTCTGCCCATCCTGCTGCCCGCCTGGCTCATGGCCCTCACATAGGTGTGAGGGATGTGGAGTGTGGGGCAGGGCACTACTGCCATGATAACCAGACCTGTTGCCAAGACAGCCGAGGAGGCTGGGCCTGCTGTCCCTACCGCCAG GGTGTCTGTTGTGCCGATCAGCGTCACTGCTGTCCCAGTGGCTTCCGCTGTGGGGCCAAGGGCACCAAGTGTTTCCGCAAGGAGACCCTGCGCTGGGACACCCCTTTGAGGCACCCAGCCCCGAGACAGCTGCTGTGA